One stretch of Suricata suricatta isolate VVHF042 chromosome 13, meerkat_22Aug2017_6uvM2_HiC, whole genome shotgun sequence DNA includes these proteins:
- the NELFB gene encoding negative elongation factor B has translation MFAGLQDLGVANGEDLKETLTNCTEPLKAIEQFQTENGVLLPSLQSALPFLDLHGTPRLEFHQSVFDELRDKLLERVSAIASEGKAEERYKKLEDLLEKSFSLVKMPSLQPVVMCVMKHLPKVPEKKLKLVMADKELYRACAVEVKRQIWQDNQALFGDEVSPLLKQYILEKESALFSTELSVLHNFFSPSPKTRRQGEVVQKLTQMVGKNVKLYDMVLQFLRTLFLRTRNVHYCTLRAELLMSLHELDVGDICSVDPCHKFTWCLDACIRERFVDSKRARELQGFLDGVKKGQEQVLGDLSMILCDPFAINTLSLSTVRHLQELVGQETLPRDSPDLLLLLRLLALGQGAWDMIDSQVFKEPKMEVELITRFLPMLMAFVVDDHTFNVDQKLPAEEKAAVTYPNTLPESFTKFLQEHRMACEVGLYYVLHVTKQRNKNALLRLLPGLVETFGDLAFGDIFLHLLMGNLALLADEFALEDFCRSLFDGFLLTASPRKENVQRHMLRLLIHLHHRVAPSRLDALRKALEPTGQSGEAVKELYSQLGERLEQLEQRKASPAQAAETPALDLPLPAVSAPAGL, from the exons ATGTTCGCGGGGCTGCAGGACCTGGGCGTGGCCAACGGCGAAGACCTGAAGGAGACGCTGACGAACTGCACGGAGCCGCTCAAGGCCATCGAGCAGTTCCAG ACAGAGAATGGCGTGCTGCTGCCCTCCCTGCAGTCGGCCTTGCCTTTCTTGGACCTGCATGGGACACCTCGGCTCGAGTTCCACCAGTCCGTGTTTGATGAGCTTCGGGACAAGCTGCTGGAGCGCGTGTCCGCCATTGCCTCCGAAGGGAAGGCTGAGGAAAG GTACAAGAAACTGGAAGATCTTCTGGAAAAGAGCTTTTCTCTGGTGAAGATGCCGTCCCTGCAGCCAGTAGTGATGTGTGTCATGAAACATCTGCCCAAG GTCCCGGAGAAGAAGCTGAAGCTGGTGATGGCTGACAAGGAGCTGTACCGCGCCTGCGCCGTGGAGGTGAAGCGGCAGATCTGGCAGGACAACCAGGCGCTGTTCGGGGACGAGGTGTCCCCGCTGCTGAAGCAGTACATCCTAGAGAAGGAGAGCGCGCTTTTCAGCACCGAGCTCTCTGTCCTGCACAACTTCTTCAGTCCTTCCCCGAAGACCAGGCGCCAGGGCGAG GTGGTGCAGAAGCTGACGCAGATGGTGGGGAAGAACGTGAAGCTGTATGACATGGTGCTGCAGTTCCTGCGGACCCTCTTCCTGCGGACCCGCAATGTGCACTACTGCACGCTGCGGGCCGAGCTGCTCATGTCCCTGCATGAGCTGGACGTCGGGGACATCTGCTCTGTGGACCCCTGCCACAAG TTTACCTGGTGCCTGGACGCCTGCATTCGCGAGCGGTTCGTGGACAGCAAGAGGGCCCGCGAGCTGCAGGGATTTCTTGATGGGGTGAAGAAGGGGCAGGAGCAGGTCCTGGG GGACTTGTCCATGATCCTGTGTGACCCCTTTGCCATCAACACCCTGTCGCTGAGCACCGTCAGGCACCTGCAGGAGCTGGTCGGCCAGGAGACCCTGCCCAGG GACAGTCCCGATCTCCTGCTGCTGCTCAGGCTGCTGGCGCTGGGCCAGGGGGCGTGGGACATGATTGACAGCCAGGTCTTCAAGGAGCCCAAGATG GAGGTGGAGCTCATCACCAGGTTCCTGCCCATGCTCATGGCCTTCGTGGTCGACGACCACACCTTCAACGTGGACCAGAAGCTGCCAGCGGAGGAGAAGGCCGCGGTCACGTATCCGAACACGCTCCCGGAGAGCTTCACCAA GTTCCTGCAGGAGCACCGCATGGCCTGCGAGGTGGGGCTGTACTACGTGCTGCACGTCACCAAGCAGAGGAACAAGAACGCGCTCCTGCGCCTGCTGCCGGGGCTGG TGGAGACCTTCGGTGATCTGGCGTTTGGGGACATCTTCCTGCACCTGCTCATGGGGAACTTGGCGCTGCTGGCCGATGAGTTTGCCCTGGAGGACTTCTGCAGGAGCCTCTTCGACGGCTTCCTCCTCACGGcctcacccag GAAGGAGAATGTGCAGCGACACATGCTTCGGCTCCTCATTCACCTGCACCACCGGGTGGCCCCGTCCAGGCTGGACGCCCTGCGGAAGGCGCTGGAGCCCACGGGCCAG AGCGGAGAGGCGGTGAAGGAGCTGTACTCTCAGCTTGGCGAGCGGCTGGAGCAGCTGGAGCAGCGGAAGGCCAGCCCGGCCCAGGCCGCAGAGACTCCGGCCCTGGACCTGCCGCTCCCCGCCGTGTCCGCCCCGGCCGGGCTCTGA